TACTGCTTCTGCCATATTCTGCTGCCGGTGCTTCGCCTCCTTTCCGGATGACGCATATAAAAAAGCCTTCGCCCTGCACGCGGTGCGGGTAAAACCGATAGCCTGCCACACCCTGTTGCTGCGAAGGCTGCACGCCCCACTCCGGCTGTAGTTCGAGATGTACACTCTCCGCCTGTTCCTGTACGGCCAGCCAGGCCATATTCTCCTCGTTTTCCTGCTCGTTCCAGGTGCAGGTGCTGTAGATGAGGGTACCTCCCGGCTTCAGCGCCTCCCACACATCACTTAAAATCCGTTGCTGGCGCTGCGCGCAAAGCTTCACGTTCTCCTCCGACCACTCGGACACTGCCTGCGGGTCTTTCCGGAACATACCCTCGCCGCTGCAGGGAGCGTCCACCACCATCACGTCAAAAAAATCAGGAAGCCGCCCGAAGTCGCGCGGGTCGTTGCTCGTGACCAGCACGTTGCCACTCCCCCACTTCGTCACATTCTCGGCCAGGATGGACGCCCGGCTCCGGATCACTTCGTTTGATACCAACAAACTGTCTGCCGAAAGCAGACAGGCCAGTTGCGTGGATTTTCCGCCGGGGGCGCCGCATAAATCGAGCACCCGCAGGGGCTGCTGTAAATCTATGGACTGCTTCAGCGCCTGCTCCAGAAACATAGAGCTTGCCTCCTGCACATAATAGGCACCCGCATGGAGCAACGGATCGAGGGTGAAGGCAGGGCGCTCCGGCAGATAATAGCCGTGCGTTGCCCAGGGCACACGGGGCAAGGAAGGAGTTGCGGTTGTCTTTGCCGGGTTCAGTCGCACGCTCACCGGCGGCGCCTGTTGCAAGGCATCCAGAAAAGCATCGTAGCCAGGGCCCAGTAGCCGGTGCATCCGGTCTGTAAAAGTGGAGGGGAAGTGCATAGGCAGGCAAAGGTACGCCAAATCAGGGGCAGATGAAAGTTGCCGGTGCGGGCAACGCTACCGTTTTGCTATAAGGCGCAGGTACTCGGCCACCACCGGTATGTCCGGCGGGCACCAGTCGTATTTCGCAAAGTCGTGGGGGTGGGCCCAATGGTAGCTGCGGTGCTCCAGCAGTTGGATGGTGCCCCTATCGTAGCGGCAGCGGTATGGGATGAGTTGCAGCGTAGGCGCTCCGCCCACGGGGTGCAGCACGGGTGTCATGCGCTGCAGTGGCTGGATGTGCAGGCTGAGTTCTTCCCTGATCTCCCGCACCAGGCATTCCTCCTCCGTCTCGCCCTCCTCTATTTTACCTCCCGGGAACTCCCACAGCAGGGGCTCAGGCATGTTCCGGCTTCGCTGCGTGACCAGCACCCGGTCATATTGCTCGATGAGGGCACATGTCACTCTTATCATCACGCCATATTTTATGCTTTCTGATTCTGCAAAATAAAACAAAACTAACAGGGTTACGCAAAAAACACACCAACTTGTGGTGATCCCTCAGTCTTTATCCCCTGCTTCAACCCTTGCATGCCACTGCTTCGGCATCCATTGCTATATAATTGAAAAGGCAAGTGTATCAGGTATCAGGACACAATATCATTTTATCGCCGCAGGTTAATTACCAGCTGTTTAAGCTATATGAAGCTTATAGGGAGATACCCGGATGCTCAACTGCCTTATCTGTTTCGAACGCTTTGAATGAATGCAGGCTATATATGGCAACACTCCCCCGAAACAAGCTGAAGCCCTATATCCCTGTAGCGCCAAACCCAGTACAAGAGGAAAAGCACCTCCACCGGATTATATATGCCTGTAAATTTAAATTACCGGTTCCTCATTCGCGTCGCAATTAGTCTGGCAATGGCAGCCGCGCTGGCCGGAATCCTGATTCTGGAGGTGCTGGGCCACCACGGGCAATCGGTGCCGCTGTGGGGGCGGGAAAGCATGGCCGTCGATTTGATTACGTTCAGCCTCACTTTCGGCTTTTCCATTGGCTGGCTTGCCACAAAACTGACGTGGCAGGCCCTTCGCAAAAAGCAGGTGCTGCCCTTGCACTGGCACCTCAAAAGCCAGACCCTCATCGACAGGCTGCCCACCAACCTGCTGCACCGGTCATTTATGCTGGGCCTGGCCGGTGTCTTGTTAGCGATGATTACGCTTACCCTGTTCCATCTGAAGCACACCAGGCAACTGCCCTACCACCACTACCTGATACTGTTTATTCTGCACACCGTCTCGCTGACTGCCGTTGTCACCGTCATGGCGGTGTACCGTGCGCTCGGCGACCGCGTCCCGAAACTTAAGGTTATTAAACAAAAGGGCACAGCCGCGCTTCAGTAGCTGTGCATGTGAGGCGGCTATATGAGTCATGTATTGGGGAGTAGGCCTGGCGCAGGAGGCTTTGAGGCTTCCTGCCCTATAGCAATAGCCGTTCACTACTCGTTTATTACTCGTTTATAAAACGGATATATACGGATAGGGAAAAAAGGCGAAATTGTGCGGTAATGGTTGTGAATCTGGCGCAAAGGTATGCTGCCGTTGCGCCTGAGCCCAGACGAAAGGTTCTGAAACAGGAGGTGAAAAGCTTGTTTTCAGGACCCGTTGCTTCATTTTTATATTTTTAGGAATAACTGAACTGAAAGAAAGCAAGGGACGCTGTGAATCTCGCATAAATTCATATATTGTAGTGTAGCATACTCATAAGATGAAAGCCCCTGAAAATAGCCGGAGAGCTCTAAAACCCAACGAAAAAGCAGGTAATACTGCCTCCGCACATATTGCAGATAACCGTAAGTTCACGTATATATCATAGTTAGCGCAAATAAGGTATAATGAATTGGATTCAGAAAGTAGAAAATATTTTTAGAGAATACTTTAAAGATGTTTTCGAAAAATTAGGCTTGGTTAGATATGAAGAAATGGATGGGCCAGGAATGGGCGCATTAATAAAGTTTAAGAATAAAGACTTTAGAGTTCAGTTAATTAATGATAGAGGGATAATTGAAACAGAATTATCGCCTATAAATGACATTGAAGATTTTAGGAGTATAGAACTATTTTATGCCTTGATAACCTTGAATGCAAATCCAACAATAAAAGGGTCTGAAAAAAGGAAAATTCTTGGTAAAAGACTTGATTTTACAGATCAGGCAAGGCTTCTCCTTGATGATTATGACCAAATTAAAACTCTATTAGACAATAACAATTTCAGAAATACATTAAATCAGATTGACAGTTTGGGTAGAGAAAGATTTGAACAAATAATTAAAAGGTAAATTACATACGCTAACCACACCTATACGGCAGCTTCGCCGCCGCATAGCACAGTACGTTAGCCAGTATATGTAATTATAAAAAACATGGATAAAGAGAAGACAGGGTATGAAAAACAGCTTTCAGACATTAAGGAGCATGGGCTGCATGTTATCCATGTTTTAGAAGATGAAAAAGGCCCTAAATTTTCTTACTCAGTAGGGCTATTTCACAATTATCAGCATCCAGAAATCATAATAATTGGTCTCAAAAGAGAATTAGCTCATATCCTAATCAACAATATCGCCTTTGACATCAAAGAAGGTAAAACATACAAGGGTGGACAATTTTATTCTGATATATTAGATGATTTTAAATGCCTAATGCTGGACGTTGAAGCGAAATACTATGATGAATACTTAGGTCAGGCAAGCAGGTTTTATGAAAGCAATGATTTTCCTGTGCTGCAATGTGTTTATCCTACTGTAAGTGGGGTATACCCATGGGAAGATAGTTGGCCAGAAGACCTAAAAGCCATCCAACCATTATTGGGTGAAATCAATAGTAACTTTATCAAGTAAAAATACAGTGGCTAACCACACCCATAAGCCAGCTACGCCGCCTTATGGCCAAGTCCGTTAGATGGTAATTCTAAAGCCCAGCACCTGATGGCAAGAAAAGCAATTATCTTAACAGGCTTTATCATCTTGAAATTTCTTTTGCAGTACATGCTGATAAGCCCGGAGTATGATTTGCAACGTGATGAATACCTCTACCTTGACCAGGCAAACCATCTGGCGTGGGGTTATATCTCCATACCACCTCTGACTGCCTGGATATCCTTCCTCATCAAGCTTTTGGGCAATAGCGTGTTTTGGGTTAAGTTTTACCCTGCCCTTTTTGGTGCCTTGACAATTGCTGTCGTTTGGAAAGCCATTGAAGAACTCAACGGGAACTTAGCTGCCTTGATTTTAGGGGCTACCGGCGTTTTATTTTCTGCTCTTTTAAGACTCAATACGCTTTATCAACCTAACTCATTGGACGTACTCTGCTGGACGACGCTTTACTTCGTTGTCATAAAGTACCTCAATACCCTAAAACCGAAGTGGCTGTATGTCGGCGCCCTTGTATTCGCCATAGGTTTTTTGAATAAGTACAACATCATCTTCCTGCTCATAGGTCTTTTACCGGCCATTTTGATGACCGAGCAACGTGAAATACTGTCCAGGAAGGACCTATACCTGGCCATGCTACTAGGGCTGCTGCTTATCCTGCCAAACCTTGTATGGCAATACCAGAACCAATTTCCGGTTGTGCATCATCTGAATGAACTGGCTGAAACCCAATTGGTAAATGTGGATACCGGGGGATTCTTGAGATCGCAAGTGCTTTTTTATATAGGCTCTTTGTTTGTCATCATTTCAGCCCTTTACGCCTTATTGTTTTACAGACCTTTCAGAAAATATAGAGCCTTTTTCTGGGCGATTATTTTTACGCTGGCTGTTTTTATTTATTTCAAGGCGAAAGATTACTATGCCATAGGGTTGTATCCCATTTACATAGCTTTCGGTTCTGTATTTATTGCCGATATGCTGAAGACTGGCTGGAAAAGATATTTGCAGGCTGTTGCCATTGCCATTCCGGCCCTACTTTTTATTCCGATGTATAATATCGCTTTTCCCAATAAAAGCCCGGAATACATCCTGCAACATGCAGAGCGATACAAGGATCTGGGAATGCTTCGGTGGGAAGACGGCAAAGACCATGCTTTGCCACAAGACTTTGCCGACATGCTCGGGTGGAAAGAGCTGGCCCACAAAGTGGATAAGATTTATGCGGGTCTTCCTGAACCAGGTAAAACATTGGTGCTCTGCGATAACTACGGTCAAGCCGGTGCCATCAATTACTACACCAATAAGAATATCAGGGCTGTCTCTTTCAATGCTGATTACGTCAACTGGTTTAACCTCGAACAACCATTTGATCATCTGATAAGGGTTAAAAGCTATACAGGCAGGGACAGCGAATTGGAGGAAACCAGTCCGTATTTCCATACTTCACTCGTATCGGATTCCATTACAAACCCATTTGCAAGGGAATACCGAACCACCGTTTACACATTTATAGGGGCTAAAGTGAACATCAATGAAAGAATAAAAGAAGAAATTGATAAAACAAAAAACTACCGCTGACCGCCTGTAGAAGAAGGCAAATGGAATGAGGGCTTTTAATCTGCATATATACGCAGGCCTCAACTACTATTTAAAAATCTACTATAGAAGATTTAAAGCTTTTTGATGTAGCTTTAGTTTTTACAAACAATAAAATCACTGCCACCAACCACACCTTAACTTTAGCTGCGCCACTGTTTAGCCCAGTCGTTAAGCGCAAGCGAAAGGGCTTCTCTCTGATTTACTTCAATTTGTCCTTCAGGATTTCGAACTCTACCGCCGGCGAGATGCGCTCATACAGGATATGATACACGGCATTCGTGATGGGCATATCCACCTGCAGTTCCCTGTTCAGCTCGAAAATGCTTCGCACAGCATAATAACCCTCCGCCACCATGTTCATCTCTATCTGGGCCGATTTAACGGTATAGCCGCGGCCAATCATGTTGCCGAAGGTGCGGTTGCGGCTGAACTGCGAGTAAGCCGTCACCAGCAGGTCGCCCAGGTAGGCGGAGCCGCTCAGGGCGCGGTGGATGGGCATGATGGCATCCAGGAATCGCTCAATCTCGAACATGGCGTTGGACACCAGCACCGCCTGAAAGTTATCGCCGTAGTTCAGGCCACGGGCAATGCCGCAGGCCAGGGCAATCACGTTCTTCATCACGGCGCAGTACTCAATGCCGTCCAGGTCGTCGAGCGGGTTGGCTTTCACATAGCGGTTGCGGAGCAACTGGCAGAAGCGCTCGGCGGTGGGCAGATCATGCGAGCCGATGGTGAGGTACGACTGCTTCTCAAGCGCCACCTCCTCGGCGTGGCAGGGGCCGGCAATCACCAGCTGGCGCGCGTCGGGCACCTGGTAGTGGCGCTCCATATACTCCGTTATCAGGATGTTCTCCTGCGGTATCATGCCCTTCACAGCAGACACCACCACTTTCCCTTTGAAAGCCTCTGCAGGAAGGTCCGCGAGTACGTGCTGCACGAATGCGGCGGGCACCGCCAGCACCACCCAGTCAGCGGCAGCCACCACGGCTCGCAGGTCCTTAGACGGCTTTACATAGTCAAGGTCGAACGACACCTGGCTGAGGTAGCGCGGGTTGTGCCGGTATTGGATCAGGTGCTGCACATCCTGCTTGTTGCGCATCCACCAGTGTACGTGTGCTCTGTTCTCCGAGAGGATTTTCGCCAGGGCTGTTGCCCAACTTCCGCCCCCAAGTATGGCTATTTTTTCCAAAAGTATTTTATCGGTTAATGCTACTTTGTATCCGCGGCGATGGCCTCTTTGTTCAACGAGGCCTCGTCTTTCACGGCTACTTTGGCACCGTCTTTCAGCGTCTGCGACACAGCTCTGAACGGACCCGCCACCACTTCCTGCCCTTCTTTTATGCCGCTGAGGATCTCGATGTTCTCAAAATCGCTGATGCCGGTTTCCACTTCAACGGTTTCAACGGTATTCGTGGCGCTTTCATATACAAAAACTACTTCCTTCACCGGCTCGTCGCTGGCGGCGGCAGGCTGGGCATTGCCTTGGTTCGGCTGCGGCCCCTCCTCCTCCGGTTCTGCATTTCCGGCAGGTGCGGCCTCACCGCCGGGGGCACCGGGCGAGCGCGTTGTAACGGCAGACAAAGGCACAGACAATACGTTTGACTTCTTTTCGGTGATGATGTCAACTGATGCCGTCATTCCGGGGCGGAGCGGGCGCACTGTGATGTCTTTGAGATGGCTGTAGGAATCGTTGAGCAGGCGGATGCGCACCTCAAACTCCGTTACGGCCTCCAGCGTGGTGGCGTCGTTGGCGGTGTTGGCGATGGCTGTCACCACGCCCTTGAATTTCTCGTCGCGGCTGGAGTAAGATTCCACCTCCACATCCACCGAGTCGCCCAGTGCCACCCGGATGATGTCGTTCTCATTCACGTTTACGCGCACCTCCATGTTGTTGAGGTTGGCGATGCTCATTATCTCGGTACCCGCCATTTGCGAGGTTCCCACCACGCGCTCGCCCTGCTCCACGTTCAGCTTGGAGACGGTGCCGCTCACCGGGGCATATATGGTCGTTTTGCTGAGGTTTTCACGGGCATCCTTCAAAGAGGCCTGGGCGTTCTGCACGCCAAACTGCGATGCCCGCACACCTTGCCGCGCTGTTTCCACCTCCGCCTTCATGGCTTCGTAATTGGCGTTAATCTCCTGCCACTCCGACTGGGATATAACTTTCTGGTCGAACAGCGGCTTGTTTCGCGCGTGGTTCTGTTCAATCTGCACAAAGTTTGCCTCTGCCTGCGCCAGCCGGGCCCGTGCCTGCGCCAGGTTGGCCCGCGAGGTGTTCACCGAGGCTTCCTGCGCGTCCACCATCGACTGGTAGTTGTCGGGGCGGATGCGCAGCAACAACTGGCCTTTCACCACCGAGTCCCCTTCCTCCACCTGCAGCTCAATGATCTCGCCGGACACGTCCGGGCTTATTTTCACTTCTGTCTCAGGCTGTATCTTGCCGGAGGCACTGACCTTCTCCACAATCTCGGTTTTCTTCGCTTTTGCCAGCACTACTTCAATGCCTTCCACCTTCCCGATCCAGCCTTGCTTTTTTGCGACGAGCACACCCACCAGTACCAGCACGAGCACTCCGATCAGAATAGGGATCAGCTTTGATTTTTTCTTAGCCATAATTTTTAGAGAGAAATGTCTTTGCCCTGGTAGAAATCCAGGACCTTCAGTTTAAACGTGTATTCATACTTTGCCTGCGCCAGGTTAGACTGGGCGGCGCGGTAGTTGTTGGCCACAATGTTAAAATCGACGGTGTTGATCACCCCGCTGTTCAGGCGCAGTTGGGCATTGCTGTAGTTTTTCTCGGCGGCCCGCAACTGCTCTTTCGCGGCGGCGTACCTGCGCTGCGCAGCCAGGGCATCCACGTAGGCTTGCTCAATAGTCTGGCGGAGGTTGTTGCGGGCAATATCTGCGTTGATTTTGGCGTTCTGCTGCTGCAGCTTGGCGCGCTGCACGCTGGAGCGGACCTGCAGCCCATTGAGAATGGGCACCTGCAGCGATAACCCTACCTGCTTGTTGATGTTGTCCTGCAGCTGGTCGAAGAATGGATAATCACCATACATTGGGACCTCATATATGTTTGGCACATAAATAACTACTGCATCATTGCCACCCTCGTCATAAAAGCCCAGCTCCCGGCGCTGCAGCCCTTCGTTTACCGTCTGCCTGCCTACCAGAAACTGACTCGTGCTGGAGTACCTCGAAAATAAGCCTGCATTCAGACTCAGGCGGGGGTAATAACCGCCTTTGGCCACCTCAAGCGCCTTTGCGGCGCTCAGCACGCGCAGGTCAGCCGCTTTGATGGCAGGCAGCGTCTGGGCAGCCACGTCATATACCTGCTCGCCGTTGACGAGCACCGGGTTCTGGTCCGGCTCAGGAATTTCCGGCACTTCAATCTGGAAATCTTCTGTGGTGGGCAGGTTCAGCAGTTGCATCAGCGAGAGGCGGGCGATGTCGTGCTGGTTCTGCGCGTTGATCAGCTCCAGTTCGTCCGCCGCCAGTTGCGACTCCAGGTCCAGCACCGCGTTTTCTGCCACACTGCCCGCGTCAAACAGGATGCGCGTGCGCTCCAGTTGCTGCCGGGTCAGGTCGCGCGTTTGCTCGGATATCTTGGTAAGCTCGTCTGCGAAAAGGATGTTGAGGTAGGCGGTAACGAGCTGCATGGTGATGTCGTTCTGCGCCGACAACACATCCTGCTGGCTGGCCTGCAGGTCCAGTTCTGACTGCTTTATCTGGTTCACCTGCTGAAAGCCCGCAAAGAGCGGCACTGAGGCGCTCAACTGAAAGCTTCCGGTCTGTGCGTCCTGGGTCACGAGGTTAAAAGTAACCGGGTCCTGAAACGAGCCTGTATTGTAATTGTAGCTGCCGCCAGCGTTGATGCTCGGGAGCCGGTCAAACTTAAGCTGGTTCAGATCCACCTGGTTCACGCTATTGTTGAGCCGGCTCTGGCGCACCTGCAGGTTATTCTCTCTGGCATAGTTCACAGCCTCCTCTAACGACCATGTGCCGTCGCTGCCGCCTCCCTGCTGCTGGGCCGCCGCGCCAGCCATGCCCGACAGGGACAGGCCGATAACCAGCAACAGCTGTTTTGATAATTCTTTTTTCATAGTGTTCAATGTTATAGGTCGATGTTCGGGATATAAACCACGTGCTTCACCCAGCTCAGCTGCCGCAGGTATTCCAGTGTGATGGGCTTGATGCCGGAGTCCATCTCAATAAACTGCCGGGCCTGCTCGTTGCGCCCTTTCCTGGAAACGCTCATGGTGGCGATGTTGCACTCGTCGTGCGCCAGCACAGAGGCAATAAAGGCGATGCTGCCCTTCACGTCCCCGGCGTCGATGATGAGCGTGTGCAGGGTGGCGGAGAAACTCGCCGTAAACCCGTCCACTTCTGTGATGCGGATCACGCCGCCGCCCCGGCTCTCCCCCACCACCTCCACTTCGCGGCCAGCTCCCTTCAGGTTCAGCCGGATAGTGTTTGGGTGCAGCGTGGAAGCATTCCCGATGGCTTTAAAGCTGTATTTCAATCCCCGCTCTCCGGCATGCGCGAACGCGTCCTTGATGCGCTTGTCATCCGTCTTGAAGTCGAGCAGGCCTGCTATAATGGCCCTGTCGCTGCCGTGGCCCTCGTAGGTGCGGGCAAAAGAATTGTAAAAGGTAATGACAGCCTCCTCGGGCGGAGCGCCAAGGATGCGGATGGCTGCCCTGGCAATGCGCACCACCCCGGCCGTGTGCGAACTGGAGGGTCCTATCATGACGGGGCCTATCATATCAAATACGCTGCTTCTTTCAGCCATATACCTTTTTTGCTAAAATATCGCAAAAACCAAATTTAGCGATAAACTTCAGAGTTTTGCAGCTATATAATCTAAAAACAGGGGAATTTCTACCAACCCCGCGTTTCCATCTACAAAATCTGGAATAGGCCCCACATATATTTGGACCCCACATATATAGCGGAGTGTGTCGTGCTGGCGGAGGTCCTATAAGGCAGATGCCGGAAAAGCCGGAAAGGTTGCCTGCTGCGCGTGCCGGGGAAGAATTTTTCTGCGCCAGCAATAATTTGGCCGCAAACTGGATGCTCTGGCGCATATTTGCGTTATTTGTGCATCGGAACATCATCACGCACAAGATACCGCCTGATATGAAACACCAATTCAAGCCCGAGGTACTGGATCAGCTGAAGCGGCTGGAAGAAAAATATGTGCCGCTGGGCCAGAGCCTGGCTTCCTACCTCGAGGGGCTCTACCACACCGACTTCCTGAACTACTGGGACTATATCCACCTCGACACCCTCCTGAGCCTGCAAAACCCCCGCACCACCCTCCCCGACGAAAAGATATTTATCATTTACCACCAGATCACAGAACTCTATTTCAAGCTTTGCCTGGAAGAGTACCGCCAAATCGGGGACGACCCGCATATCACAGCCGAGTGGTTCCTGAAGCGCCTGAAGCGCATCAACCGCTACTTCGACAACCTGATCAACTCCTTTGATGTGATGGTGGAGGGCATGGACCCGAAGCAGTTTCTGCAGTTCCGGATGGCGCTGATGCCCGCCAGCGGCTTCCAGTCGGTGCAGTACCGTCTGGTGGAGATCGCCTCCACGGATTTGCGCAACCTCGTGGACAAGGACCGGAGGGCGGCCTTGGGGCTGCAAAGCACCCAGGAGGAGATGATCGGCTGCATCTACTGGAAAGAAGGGGCCACCGAGGTGGCGTCCGGCACCAAAACGCTGACGCTGCTGCGGTTTGAGGAAAAGTACACTGCCCAACTGATTCAGTTCGCAAAAGAGTACGAGCACAAGAACGTGTGGTCGGTGTACAAGCGGCTTCCGGCGGAGGCGCAGCAGGACCCGGCCATCACCAATGCCATGCGCTCGCTCGACAGCAACGTGAACGTGAACTGGCCCCTGGTGCATTACAAGTCTGCGGTGCGTTACCTCCAGAAAGACCCCGAGGTGATAGCGGCCACCGGCGGCACCAACTGGCAGAAGTACCTGCCCCCGCGCTTCCAGAAGCGCATCTTCTACCCCGAACTTTGGACAGACCAGGAGGTCGGCGAATGGGGACGGGGCTGGGTTGAGCGGGTGCTGAAGGAATTGATGTGATGGTTGGTTGTTACTTGATGATTGGTTGAATGGTTGATTGAGCTTATATATAGCTGGGAGCGCAGCGCATAGTTAGCTCCATTTTCAATAGTTTATATATAAACCCCAATCATATATAAAAGCCGAACTTCGAGCGAATAAAAAATGTTGTGGATCAATAATTTAACAATAATCCACTTCAACAATCAACAACAAGCAATCAACAGGTTTAAGGATAAATCCCTTACCCACCACTATATGAGAAAAAAAGAACTGGAACTGGTGCTGGCACCGGAGGTGGCCTTCGATGCGCAGCAGCTGGAGCGCGAGATACTGAAGAGTGCCCACCTGAAGCCAGAGGATGTAAAGTTCCTGCACCGGATAAAGCGCTCCGTCGATGCCCGCGGCCGCGAGGTGCTGGTCCGCGTGCGGGCTGACATATACCTCGACAACCCTCCTGCTGATATTCTTTCACCCAGATACCATTACCCGGATGTGACCAACGCCAGGCGCGTGGTGATTGTGGGGGCGGGCTCTGCCGGCTTGTTCGCGGCCCTGCGCTGCATCGAGCTTGGGCTGAAGCCTGTGGTGCTGGAACGCGGCAAAGACGTGCGCAACCGTCGCCGCGACCTCGCCGCCATCAACAAAGAGCATACCGTGAACCCGGATTCCAATTACTGTTTTGGGGAAGGCGGCGCCGGCACCTATTCTGATGGCAAGCTATATACCCGCTCCAAAAAGCGCGGCGACCTGCAGCGCATCCTCCAGATACTGGTGCAGCACGGCGCCACACCGGATATCCTGTTCGATGCGCACCCGCACATCGGCACGAACAAGCTTCCCAAAATTATCGAAGCTATCCGCGAGCGCATCCGGGCAGCGGGCGGCGAGGTGCTGTTCGAGAGGCGCGTGACGGATTTTGTGGTGGAGCAGGGCGAGATGCGCGGGGTGCTGACGCAGGACGGCGCAGCCTATATGGGCGAAGCCGTGATATTGGCCACCGGCCACAGCGCCCGCGATATTTTCGAGCTATTGCACGCCAAAGGCATCACTGTGGAAGCCAAGCCCTTTGCCATGGGCGTGCGGGTGGAGCACCAGCAAAGCCTGATCGACCACATCCAGTATAAGCTGGAGGACCGGGGGCCCTACCTGCCAGCCTCCTCCTACGCCCTGGTACACCAGACGCACTATAACGACAAACAGCGCGGCATTTTCTCCTTCTGCATGTGCCCCGGCGGGTTTATCGTGCCCTCGGCCACAGCACCCGGCGAGGTGGTGGTCAACGGCATGTCGCCGAGCCGCCGCGATTCGCGCTTCTCCAACTCGGGCATTGTGGTGGCGGTGGAACTGGAGGATATGGATTTGAAAAACCACGGACCGCTGGCGGGGCTGCGCATGCAGCAGGACCTGGAGCGGAAAGCCTGTGCGATGGCAGGCGGCACACAGGCGGCTCCGGCGCAGCTGCTGCAGGATTTTACGGGCCGCAAAACAGGCGGACCTTTGCTGGAAACGTCTTACCAGCCGGGCTTGGTGGCAACAGACATGAATGCGCTGTTTTCGGAGGATATGGGCTACCGCCTGCGCGAAGGCTTCAAGGCATTCGGCAGCAAAATGCGCGGCTACCTCTCGAACGAGGCGCAGATCGTGGGCGTGGAGAGCCGCACCTCCTCGCCTGTCCGCATCCCCCGCCACCGCGACACACTGGAGCATGTGCAGGTAAAGCGTTTGTTTCCCTGTGGCGAAGGAGCGGGCTATGCCGGGGGCATTGTTTCGGCGGCAATGGACGGCGAACGCTGTGCGGAAATGGCTGCCATGAAGCTTGGTGTTCGTGTCTCTGAATGAACCGGTTAAGTGGAAGACAGGGGCTGGCATATACCTTAGCGCATCCTCGCAAACCAACAATTTGGCGCGGGATGAGTAAGATATATGGGCAGTATATGGCAGTTCGCCCGAGAGCCGGTGCAATTTAGATAGGCTCTTTTCGTGGCGGCTGGACAAGAAGTGTAACCTTCAGAGTCCGTCTGCCGCTGCTAAAACATGTTGAACTGAATAAATTTATATATGAAAAAGACAGTAGTATTGGGGGCCACCGACAACCCTACGCGCTATGCCTACAAAGCCGTACACCGGCTGAAACAGCATGGGCACGAAGTAGTGCCCGTCGGTATAAAAAAGGCGGAGGTTGTGGGTATTCCCATTATAACCGACAAGGCTGAGGCCATTACAGATGTAGACACGGTCACGCTGTACGTAGGGCCGCAGAACC
This window of the Pontibacter russatus genome carries:
- a CDS encoding CoA-binding protein translates to MKKTVVLGATDNPTRYAYKAVHRLKQHGHEVVPVGIKKAEVVGIPIITDKAEAITDVDTVTLYVGPQNQPSWYDYIISLKPKRIIFNPGTENQELERLAEEANIQTLHHCTLVMLATDSY